In the genome of Caulobacter flavus, the window AGCGCATCGACGTGGTCGACGAGCGCCGCTCCCATTGGGTGGTCAAGGGGCCGGCGGGCGCCGACATCGAGTGGGACAGCCTGATCGTCGAGGACGACCCTGGACGCCGGATCGCCTGGAGAGCCGAGGAAGGCGCTCAGGTGGCCAACCGCGGATGGGTCGAGTTCCGCGACGGCCCGCCCGGCCGGGGAACCGAGGTCCACGCCCTGATCGAATATGACGCGCCCGGCGGGGTGCTCGGCCGGTTGATCGCCAAACTCTTTCAGCGCGAACCCAATACCCAGACCCGCCGCGAACTGCGGCGCTTCAAGCAACTGATGGAAACCGGCGAGATCACGACCTCCGAAGGTCCGCGCGGCGCCGGCCGCCACGAGAAAGAGGAGGCCTGATGCGCGCCCTGACCTGGCATGGAAAGCACGACGTCCGCGTCGAGACCGTCGACGATCCCAAGATCATCAATCCCCGCGACCTGATCCTGAAAGTGACCGCAACGGCCATCTGCGGCTCGGACCTGCACATCTACGACAGCTTCATCCCCTCGATGATGGCCGGCGACGTCCTGGGCCACGAATTCATGGGCGAGGTTGTGGAGGTTGGCCCCGCGCTCCGCGGCGAGGGCGACAATGCGCCCCTGAAGGTTGGCGACCGCGTCGTCGTGCCGTTCAACATCGCCTGCGGCAATTGCCGCCCCTGCAAGACGGGCCAGTTCTCGGGCTGCGACAACTCCATTCCCGCCGAGAAGGGCGACATCAGCGAGGTGGCCTATGGCCACGCCGTCAGCGGCATCTTCGATTACTCGCACATGACCGGGGGCTACGCTGGCGGACAGGCCGAATATGTCCGGGTGCCTTATGGCGACGTCGGACCGGTCAAGGTTCCGGACGGTCTGACCGACGAGCAGGTGCTGTTTCTGTCCGACATCTTCCCCACCGGGTGGATGGCGGCGGAGAACTGCGGGATCGAGGCGGGCGACACCATCGCCGTCTGGGGCTGCGGGCCGGTCGGCCAGTTCGCGATCCGCTCGGCCCTGCTGCAGGGTGCGGCGAAAGTCATCGCCATCGACCACCACGCCAACCGTCTGGCCATGGCCAAGGCGGCTGGGGCGGAGGTGCTGAACTATCACGAGGTCAAGGTCCGCGAGGCGCTGATGGAGCTGACCGGCGGCCGTGGTCCGGACGCCTGCATCGACGCGGTCGGCATGGAAGCTCACGGCTTCTCCCCCGACAACATCGCCGACGCGGCCAAGGCCGCGGTGCGCCTGGCCACTGACCGCACCCATGCGCTCCGCGAAGTGATCATGGCCTGTCGCAAGGGCGGCCACGTCTCGGTGCCGGGCGTCTACGGCGGCGTCACCGACAAGTTTCCCGTCGGCGCCTTCATGGAAAAGGGGCTGACCATGAAGACCGGCCAGACCCACACCCAGAAGTACATGAAGCAACTGCTGGAGCTGATCCAGTTGGGCCAGATCGATCCGACCTTCGTCATCAGCCACCGCTTGCCGCTGGAAGAGGCGGCCCAAGGCTACCGCCTCTTCAAGGACAACCAGGACGAGGTCACCAAGGTGGTGCTGCGTCCATGAGATCGGAGGACAAGACCATGCAAGACCCGCGCCCCCTCGCCGTGGTCACCGGCGCCTCCAGCGGCATCGGCTACGAGCTGGCCAAGCGCTGCGCCGAGCACGGCTGCGACCTGATCATCGCCGCCGACACCTCGCTGACCGAGGCGGCCCAGGTTCTTCGAGCAACTGGCGCCGACGTAGCGGCGATCCGCGTCGACCTGTCGACCATCGACGGCGTCGACCAGCTATACGCCGCCATCTCCCAGGCCGGACGGCCCGTCGACTATCTTCTGGCCAACGCCGGCCATGGCCTGGGCCACGCCTTCCTCGACCAGGATTTCGCTCAAGCCCGTCATGTCATCGACACCAACATCACCGGCACGATCTATCTGCTGCACCTGATCGGCCGCGACATGCGCGAGCGCGAGCAGGGGCGCATCCTGCTCACGGGATCGATCGCCGGCCTGATGCCCGGCTCGTTCCAGGCGGTCTACAACGCCACCAAGGCCTTTATCGACAGTTTCTCCTTCGCCCTGCGCGACGAGCTGAAGGACAGCGGCGTCACCGTCACCTGCCTGATGCCTGGAGCGACCGACACGGCCTTCTTCGAGCGCGCCGGCATGAGCGACACCCAGGTGGGTCAATCGAAGAAGGATGATCCCGCCGACGTGGCCAAGACCGGTTTCGAGGCCATGATGCGGGGGGAAGGCGACGTGGTGCACGGCCTGAAAAACAAGATGCAGGCGGCCACCGCGGCGATCACCCCGCAATCTGCCCTGGCCCGCCAGCATCGCAAGATGGCCGAACCCGGCTCCGGGGACTAAGGCCCGGCGCGGGCGGGGACCAATCGAGTTCTGCTGAGACCGGCCCTCCCGAAGACCTCTTTTTGCGAATATCCGTCCCGGCCAATGTCGAATGTTAGTGGAGATATGGCGCGGGGAGCGCACGCTAGCCGAATGGTCGAGCCCTTCCCGGAAGTCGTCCTGATGCGTATCGGGCCGCTGCCCGGCGGATGGATGTTGCTCTGCGGCGACAACGCGCTGATGCAGGTCTATCGATCGGGAGCCGAGGCTGAGCGTCAAGCGCGCAGCCACGCCCGGACGCTCGCTCGCTGCGGCTACGCACCGCGTCTTGTCATCCAGGATCGTACCGGGCGCGCGGTGCGCGCCAGGCTCTAGCCGGCGTCGGTCTGCAGCACGCTGCGCATGGGGATCAGGGGAAACGTGATCGTGCAGCGCACGCCTCCCGGCGCGAAGGCCAGGGTTCCTTCGCCCATCAGCTCGTAGGGCACCCGCTGCTCGATCAGCACGGACCCGAATCCCGCCCGGCGGGGCGCTGCGACCGCGACCGTGACCCCGCTTTCGCGCCACTCGAAGGCCAGCCAGTCCACGCCTTCGCGGGGGCGGACCGACCAACTGATCGCCAGCCGGCTATCCGGCGCCGACAACGCGCCGTACTTGACGGCGTTGGTGGCCAGTTCATGGACCGCCAGGGTCATGACCTCTGCCGCCTTCGGCGCCAGCAGGATCTCGCCGCCATCGATCGAGATGCGGTGCTCGTCGGCGACCTGGGCCAGCAATTCGTCACGGACCAGGCCCTCCAGATCCACGCCCGTCTCCGGGCTGCGGGTCAGGAGCACTTGGGTGCGGGCGAGGGCGGACAGTCGACCGTCCAGATGCGCCGACAGGTCCTCGACGGTGTCGCTGGTCTCGGCCGTGCGACTGACGATCGACCGGATGACGGCCAGGATGTTGCGCACCCGGTGCTGCAGCTCGGCGACCATCAGGTTGCGGACCTGGCCTGCCCGTACGCGCTCGGTGGTCTCGATCAGGATCAGGAAGGTGGCGA includes:
- a CDS encoding SRPBCC family protein; translation: MPTDTDAPITPANLVKQPGDQTYVSRAITIDRSRDVLYAFWRDPKNLQRLMDNVERIDVVDERRSHWVVKGPAGADIEWDSLIVEDDPGRRIAWRAEEGAQVANRGWVEFRDGPPGRGTEVHALIEYDAPGGVLGRLIAKLFQREPNTQTRRELRRFKQLMETGEITTSEGPRGAGRHEKEEA
- a CDS encoding zinc-dependent alcohol dehydrogenase; the protein is MRALTWHGKHDVRVETVDDPKIINPRDLILKVTATAICGSDLHIYDSFIPSMMAGDVLGHEFMGEVVEVGPALRGEGDNAPLKVGDRVVVPFNIACGNCRPCKTGQFSGCDNSIPAEKGDISEVAYGHAVSGIFDYSHMTGGYAGGQAEYVRVPYGDVGPVKVPDGLTDEQVLFLSDIFPTGWMAAENCGIEAGDTIAVWGCGPVGQFAIRSALLQGAAKVIAIDHHANRLAMAKAAGAEVLNYHEVKVREALMELTGGRGPDACIDAVGMEAHGFSPDNIADAAKAAVRLATDRTHALREVIMACRKGGHVSVPGVYGGVTDKFPVGAFMEKGLTMKTGQTHTQKYMKQLLELIQLGQIDPTFVISHRLPLEEAAQGYRLFKDNQDEVTKVVLRP
- a CDS encoding SDR family NAD(P)-dependent oxidoreductase; the protein is MQDPRPLAVVTGASSGIGYELAKRCAEHGCDLIIAADTSLTEAAQVLRATGADVAAIRVDLSTIDGVDQLYAAISQAGRPVDYLLANAGHGLGHAFLDQDFAQARHVIDTNITGTIYLLHLIGRDMREREQGRILLTGSIAGLMPGSFQAVYNATKAFIDSFSFALRDELKDSGVTVTCLMPGATDTAFFERAGMSDTQVGQSKKDDPADVAKTGFEAMMRGEGDVVHGLKNKMQAATAAITPQSALARQHRKMAEPGSGD
- a CDS encoding sensor histidine kinase, giving the protein MGDTSVAKASSSMADRIGTFDWGRTDLGGAETWPQSRRTAVDVMLGCGFPALLWMGHKAVIVYNDAYADLLDGRDDLGQSGLGSLSPAAAILEPTRQASLRGETVTLEDHALPLRRDGAVDEGCFTLSCSPVRDEAGAVVATFLILIETTERVRAGQVRNLMVAELQHRVRNILAVIRSIVSRTAETSDTVEDLSAHLDGRLSALARTQVLLTRSPETGVDLEGLVRDELLAQVADEHRISIDGGEILLAPKAAEVMTLAVHELATNAVKYGALSAPDSRLAISWSVRPREGVDWLAFEWRESGVTVAVAAPRRAGFGSVLIEQRVPYELMGEGTLAFAPGGVRCTITFPLIPMRSVLQTDAG